The following proteins are encoded in a genomic region of Cyclonatronum proteinivorum:
- a CDS encoding class I SAM-dependent methyltransferase, translating into MSQIAYDPVKDRLAGLIRNRRSLRTLFYAGLDLFFLRSWHVRRKLKDIFRGNPKKLRILDAGNGFGQYDRFMLRNLSVDHILAVDVKEDYLEDCRHYFAAEIAQGRIILQKQDLLEFTAEGYDLVLCVDVLEHIAEDVKVMRNMMLSLKPGGYFLMHSPSHLAENDADGDDFFVDEHARAGYAANELRSKFKRAGLQPLSLRYTYGPAGHTAWVMLIKWPMLMLNKLGFGAVLLLPFWFLITFLPGMFLNWADTKMVPVQGTGILGFARRPDA; encoded by the coding sequence ATGAGTCAGATTGCCTACGACCCCGTGAAGGACCGCCTTGCGGGATTGATCCGCAACCGCCGGTCGCTGCGTACCTTGTTTTATGCAGGTCTCGATCTTTTCTTTTTAAGAAGCTGGCACGTACGGCGCAAGCTGAAGGATATTTTCAGGGGCAATCCCAAAAAACTCCGCATCCTCGATGCCGGAAACGGCTTTGGTCAGTACGACCGCTTTATGCTGCGAAATCTGTCGGTAGATCACATCCTCGCAGTCGATGTAAAGGAAGACTACCTCGAAGACTGCCGGCACTACTTCGCGGCGGAAATCGCGCAGGGACGCATCATCCTTCAAAAACAGGATTTGCTGGAATTCACCGCTGAAGGCTATGATTTGGTGCTGTGTGTGGATGTGCTTGAACATATTGCCGAAGATGTAAAGGTGATGCGCAATATGATGCTCAGCCTCAAGCCGGGCGGGTATTTTCTAATGCACTCGCCTTCACATTTGGCTGAAAATGACGCGGACGGGGATGATTTTTTTGTGGATGAACACGCCCGTGCGGGCTATGCTGCGAATGAGCTTCGGTCAAAATTCAAACGAGCCGGTCTTCAACCCCTCAGCCTGCGCTACACCTACGGCCCTGCCGGACACACGGCCTGGGTGATGCTGATCAAGTGGCCGATGCTTATGCTTAATAAGCTCGGGTTTGGGGCCGTACTTTTGTTGCCGTTTTGGTTTTTAATTACTTTTTTACCCGGTATGTTCCTCAATTGGGCTGATACGAAAATGGTGCCTGTTCAGGGAACAGGTATTCTTGGATTTGCCCGAAGACCTGATGCCTGA
- a CDS encoding phosphocholine cytidylyltransferase family protein — protein MIRTAVLLVAGLGSRLGEHTANIPKCLIEVDGQPLLDRTIQALLDQGITKIIIVGGYKADVLEAFLAQRNYAATITVTYNHHYASSNNIYSLWIAFNLLRLNEGFLLLEGDLIFESHILSAFLKESAIALDIYKPEIHSGTTAELSASGYLKSLFFRPELPEAPLIYKTVNIYSFEADFAEHLFYTLDRFIQNGRTQIYYEYAIDEVIKKYGHKLKLVDFSEVFWDEIDSETDLHRVEAHIAQFKLQDSSVQKQ, from the coding sequence ATGATTCGCACTGCCGTACTGCTTGTCGCCGGACTCGGGAGCCGGCTTGGAGAACACACCGCAAACATCCCAAAATGCCTGATAGAAGTGGATGGGCAGCCCTTACTCGACCGAACCATACAGGCGCTTTTAGATCAGGGCATTACAAAAATAATTATTGTCGGGGGGTACAAGGCGGATGTGCTTGAGGCTTTTCTCGCGCAGCGGAACTATGCTGCGACCATCACCGTGACCTATAATCATCACTACGCGAGCAGCAATAATATCTATTCATTATGGATTGCTTTCAACCTGCTGCGCCTTAATGAAGGGTTCCTGCTCCTGGAGGGCGACCTCATCTTCGAAAGCCATATTCTTTCCGCTTTTCTGAAGGAGTCAGCGATTGCGCTCGACATCTACAAGCCCGAGATTCATTCAGGAACAACTGCGGAGCTTAGTGCATCCGGATACCTGAAGTCCCTCTTCTTTCGCCCCGAACTGCCGGAGGCACCGCTCATCTACAAAACGGTAAATATCTACAGTTTTGAGGCTGATTTTGCGGAGCATCTGTTTTACACCCTCGATCGCTTCATTCAGAACGGACGTACCCAAATTTACTATGAGTACGCCATTGATGAGGTCATAAAAAAGTATGGCCATAAGCTTAAGCTTGTTGATTTTTCGGAAGTTTTTTGGGATGAAATTGATTCAGAAACCGACCTGCACAGGGTGGAAGCGCACATAGCGCAGTTTAAGCTGCAGGATTCTTCAGTCCAAAAACAATGA
- a CDS encoding CDP-glycerol glycerophosphotransferase family protein, giving the protein MSKSSRTAYPLQWFFGLLSAWFIPASKPNAHKVVLTSFHGDGYRGNTRIIFEALQDHPEIEAVWLTRNPDLCATLQQKFGHSKAALQHSWRGLRELGEARALFLTHGTSDFAFLKLPRHAAIIQTYHGLPTKRGEYMRPGTDKPPGAVHRKVLEYRFQPITHFLSSSETVSEVFSKRFGLPAGRFRETGFPMYESLVKRSGDEKSAVLQMLGIPETPHEKPAKIVLYAPTYRRRTRTRWLPFEALNTEKLSDFLEHENAWLCFRPHPNDFNPPKKLLECSPRILLSGQRVVEQTEVLVAASDVIVTDYSSVYLEGLLRDIPPLFIPYDRDSYERGMPLPYDEFTPGPHIHSMDDFLSALSEALSGGAKYREARERVRNMFFRHQGDDATARVIKLLEEEILR; this is encoded by the coding sequence ATGAGCAAATCAAGCAGGACCGCTTACCCTTTGCAGTGGTTTTTCGGCCTGCTTTCGGCCTGGTTTATTCCCGCTTCAAAACCCAACGCCCACAAAGTTGTGCTGACTTCCTTCCATGGCGACGGATACCGCGGGAATACGAGGATTATTTTTGAAGCCCTGCAGGATCACCCCGAAATAGAAGCCGTTTGGCTTACCCGGAATCCGGATCTATGTGCCACGCTGCAGCAAAAGTTCGGTCACTCAAAGGCAGCCCTGCAGCATTCATGGCGGGGGCTCCGCGAGCTTGGAGAAGCCCGCGCACTGTTTCTGACCCACGGCACAAGCGACTTTGCCTTTTTAAAACTGCCGCGCCATGCGGCCATCATACAGACTTATCACGGACTTCCAACCAAGCGCGGCGAATACATGCGGCCCGGCACAGACAAGCCGCCCGGTGCGGTACACCGCAAAGTGCTGGAGTATCGCTTTCAGCCCATCACACATTTTTTGTCTTCATCAGAAACCGTATCCGAAGTGTTCTCCAAAAGATTCGGGCTTCCAGCCGGGCGTTTTCGGGAAACAGGTTTCCCCATGTATGAAAGCCTGGTGAAACGCAGCGGGGATGAGAAATCTGCGGTACTGCAAATGCTGGGCATACCGGAAACACCGCATGAAAAGCCGGCCAAAATAGTGCTCTACGCCCCGACCTACCGCCGCCGCACCCGCACCCGCTGGCTTCCTTTTGAAGCCCTGAATACCGAAAAACTCAGTGATTTTCTGGAGCATGAAAATGCATGGCTCTGTTTCCGTCCGCATCCGAATGATTTTAATCCACCCAAAAAATTGTTGGAGTGCTCGCCGCGCATTTTGCTGAGTGGTCAGCGGGTCGTAGAGCAAACGGAAGTGCTTGTCGCCGCTTCTGACGTGATTGTGACTGATTACAGCAGCGTGTACCTCGAAGGCCTTCTCCGTGACATTCCGCCATTGTTCATCCCCTATGATCGCGACAGCTATGAGCGTGGCATGCCGCTGCCGTATGATGAATTCACCCCGGGTCCGCATATTCATTCAATGGATGATTTCCTTAGTGCGCTCTCTGAAGCCCTCAGCGGCGGAGCAAAGTACCGGGAAGCGAGAGAAAGGGTCCGGAACATGTTCTTCCGGCATCAGGGCGACGACGCAACAGCGCGGGTCATCAAACTTCTTGAAGAAGAAATACTCCGGTAG